TCGGGGTGGAGCGCGAGAACGGCGATTACGGTGGATCGAGCGTGAGGGCGGCGGCAGGCACGGGTAGGATTATGGAATTGTGTTTTTTTTATTGAGGTAGGAACTGGCTAGATTTGGGGATATTTTGCACGGGCACGCCGAAAATTTCGCCTCCTCGCGCCTAAATCTCGCGCCAAGTTTGCAACCTCCGGTCGATTGACACGTGTCAACCTACGCCGACACTTAATCCGTGCCCATACACCCTACATACGCCGACACATCTGACGTCGCTAAGTGCGTATCTACGCCAACTGATAAACTGTCAATCGCCACACATGTGCCGACACATGACGTGTTGTTAACAAAACGCCGACTGATACGTGGTGGCTTTGTGGTTGCTGACACTTACTGTGTCCACATTGATTTATCTTCGCCGACACATGATGTGAAGACATAACTTAAAAGATATGCCAACAGTTATTTTGTGGACATTAGTAGACCTTTGCCCACAGAATTGTGTCACCTAAACTCCACCGTGGTGTAGTGTTcctgaccaggtactacaaaaccatctggctgatccatgtgaatttcctccttcaactctccattgaggaaagATATCTTAACgttcatttgatgaacgagaagaccatgtgaggcagccagtgatagtagcacccgaattgtggtcaATCTAGCAACGgatgagtaagtatcaaagaagtcttcaccttctttctgggtataacccttggccacaagccgtgccttgtacttttcaatcgtaccatcaggtctaagcttcttcttaaacacccacttacatcctacaggtttgcacccataaggacggtgAGATCTCCCAGGTACCATTAGCtcagatggaatccatctcgctacgtacagcttccttccagtagtcagcatcaggagatgcataggcttctgaaatagtcctgggtgtgtcatccatgaggtacacaatgaaatcatcaacaaaggactttgcagtcctctgtctcttactcctcacaGGAGTTTCATTGTCACCCTCAACTggattctcaacgtgttccatcgcaatggtgggttcaggaattacagtgaattcctcactagatggagtaggtatctcctgatttgatgaactcgacatatccttcataggaaatatctcctcaaagaaagttgtatcattcgactccataatcgtaccaacatgcatgtcggatacctcagattttattatcaataatctatagccgatgctatgaaaagcatagcctataagaacacaatccacggtttttggtccaagcttgtgcttcttgggattggtatattgactttcgccaaacaaccccaagtacgtaggtaagagagtttcatcatttttctttcccattcctcaactggagtcatggtcttatgctttgtggcaactcggtttaggacatgacacgcagtcattagcgcctccccccaccattccttggatagacccgaagttttctaagaaagaatgaagtattggcattggtattaccctttCAGAAGAAACAAAATGAAAGGTAAATAAAACAAAAGCAAAATAATGTAGTTTTCTAAGCAATAATAAATTAGTGGCATTGGTACTACTCTTTcagtaaaaaaataaaaaataaaataaaataatcaAGTTTTTAAAGAAAGGGTGAACTAGTTGCATTGATATTACCATGAAATAGGaaataaaatgaaaataaaactaaatcaaaatgaaAAAAACTACACACAATTTACACAAGAATTGTGCTTCGTCATAATATGTAGGTATAAGCATATAATAGTGGATTGTTTTACAAAAAAATGAAGTTTGCTAGAGAAAGAATTAATTAGTGTCATTGGTATTCGATCCATGGCATCTCAACTTGTCcatatgaaaataatgaatttTTCTAATAAACAAATCAGTTACTGGCAATGGAACTATCATTTAAGAAAAAAACTAACAAAATTTACACAAAATTTACCTGAAAAATGTACTTTTTACAATATGAAAGAATAAGAGGACATTGTAGAATTTTCACAGAAAGATAGTTTCCTAAGAAGGAATGAATTACTGACATTGGTATTCTCCTTCAAGAGCAAAAGGAAATAAATTAAAACAAAATCAAAGTAATGAAGTTTTCTAAGGAAGATTGAATTAGTTGCATCAGTATTACCATTTAAGAAGACAGAAAAGCAAAAGTACAAATAATGATCAAGTTTACACACAGTTTGCACAAAAATTATGCATTTTTATAACATGCAAAAATAAGCATATGATAGTCAAAATGGAATaataaaatgaaataaaacttaaaaaaatcaaaatattAAATTTCTCAAAGAAAGAAATAATTAGTGTCATTCGTTTACCCTTATAAAAAAATaaattaaaaaataataaaaacaaacAATGTCAAAATTTGTGAACAATTAATATAGATATTGCACATTTTTATAATATGCAAGAATAATAATATAATAGTAGATTTTTCACAAAAAGGGAAGTTTCCTAAAAGATATGAATTTGTAACATTGGTGTTATCATTAAataagaaataaaataaaataatataaaaataGTTAAAATATCAAAGTTTCCAAGAAAGAGTGCattagtggcattggtattacTCTTTAAGGAAAACCTAAATAAATGAAAACTAAAGTGAAAACAATAAGGTTTTCTAAggaagaatgaattagtggcattgaTATTACCCTTTAAGAAGAAACAATTAAAATAAAAGACTAAATAATGAGGTTTTGTAAGAAAAATCAATTAGTGACATTGGTATTACCTTTTAAGAAACAATAACTTAAAAAATCAAACTATGACATAATATACAAAAAATTTGTGGTTTTATATTATGCAAAAATAAGTATATGATTGTGCATTTTTCCAAAAAGTAATTTCCTAAGAAAGAATAAAGTTTTGGCAGGTATTACCcttaaaatgaaataaaatagaATAATAGCCAAATAAAAGTAAACACAATTAATTTTATATGGAAAATTGAATTAGTGACATTGACAATACCCTTTAATaagaaagaaaatgaaataaTAGCTAATTTTTACAAAATAATAAATTTTTATAAGAAACAATGAATTAGTACCAATGGTATTTCACATTAATAATAAATATaatgaaaaaaaaataaaaaaaattatacaCAACTTTACACTAAAATTGCACTAGACTTTTGTTGTATGCACAACAATCATGTAATAGTGTAATTTTATATGGATTCTCACTAACAATTATCTTTGGAGTCGGACACGGATCGGATGTGAATCCCCGGTCACAAAAGTGCTCTCCCTCCGTCCAAGCCCCACAGAGAAACGGAGCAAACTCCCAGCGCTCTCTTCCCGTCCCGCACCAAAtttccgccgccgccgccgtctccaGATCCATGGCGCCCCCCGCCGTTCCCGTCCGGCCCTCCGCCCTGGCGGGCTCGCCGCGCTCCGGCCACCCCGACTGGGTCTTACTCAGCAAGACGGGACGCATCTCCGACGACCGGCACGAGACCACCGCCGGGTGCCGCACGGCGGAGGGCCAGGCCGTCGAGGTGTCCTTCTGCCTCGCCGACCCGCCGGCCGTCTCCCACTTCTCCGTCCACTGCCCCGGCCTCGAGGGCGACGACTACTCCGACACCCCGCCCTTGCTCATCTGCGCCGAGGGGGCCTTCGTGCTCTTCTCCGTCACCCTCAACGTCCCCGAGTGGGGCTCCGTCCACCACTTCGTCTACTCCGCCCGCGGCCCGTCCGGCAACCGCCCGTCGCTGCACCTGCTCCCGGAGCCGGACCCTGAGGTGCCAGCCTTCCAGTCCCAGCAGTTCGGCATCCTGCCCTGCGGCGGCGGCCACTTCGCCGTGGCTTTCCTCGATCGCAACTGGATTGACCATCGTGACTGCTGGGACTATCGCGCCTACGTCTTCTCCACCACGCGGGCATGGAGCAGAACCAAGCCGTCCATGCCGCGCTTGTCCGAGTCTGACAAAGAGTTGCTCGATAGGCATTACAGCTGCAAGCAGATCACTGTCGGAGAAAGCTCGCTGGGCTGGGTTGATCTCTTGTGTGGCATTGTCCTCCTCTGCAACCTCTTCGACAAGCGTCCCGTCATCAAGTACATCCCGTTGCCCGCGTCCAGGGTTCCCCTCGCTGACGAGGACGGTGTCACGGACATCGCCGCGGAACATCTATGCGATGTCTCATCCTGCGGCGATCTCATCAAGTTTGTCCAGATAGATTTCGATGAACCTGACTACGGAAGCAGTGGCATCGCTTGGAAAGCCACCACATGAAACAGGAAGCTCTCTTGGGATGATTGGCGCAACCGCCGCACGGTTGATGTTGCTGAAATCTCGGTCGACACGAGTTATTCTGCTTTGTTGCCTGAGCTGCTGGATGATGAGAACAAACAACTGGAGCTGAAGAATCTTATTTTCATTAACCCCACCCTGAGCATCCAAGATGACCATCTTCTCTACATAAGGGCCATGGTAAAGGCTCAAGATGACACGACATGGATTGTCGCACTTGACATGAAACATGCCTCTCTCAGTGCGCTAGTCCCAGTGTCCACCCAACCCTTCTGTGCTGTTACCATGTACTCTCCATGCGCCTTCCCCAAGTACTACCTCGACAACATGCCAGCAGGTCTGTTAATTATTCTGCCCTTTTTTTTCTATTCTCATGCTCAAAATGTGGTTTACCAACAATATAGTATGATGTTTTTTTTTTGGAATCTTGGTTAGCTGTTGGTTATGTGTGCTTGCATAGGAGAATGTACATCTGTATATTGACACTGTTGACATTAGATTGTGTAGCCGCTCCTCGAACTTGAAAATCAACTAGAGTGCCCATTGCCCAATCCAGTATACATGTTCATGTGTTGGAAACTAGCAAAAGGCATCAGCTGATGCTAAAAACAGTTGCAACCCTTATGAGCCCTTCTATAAAGACCTCATCCACGCAGGTAGACAACTTGTGCATTCGCCAACGAGTTTCTGTTTCATGTTGTTATTTAGGTGCAGGACTGCAGGTATGCAAGGTGATACAGCTAGTGATCATGAGGGCATTTCATGTTTTTTGTGGGATGATTGCATACATAGTTAACTTCTTTTGACGGCGTAGTGCTCAATAACTGCTAGTGCTTGCTGAGGCGGTATTGGGTCGACTCATTTCGTTTATCTAACGAAACAGAACAGAGGCAAGGAACTGTAAATGCTAATTCAACTCCATTCCTAGAACCAAATTACAGTATCAACAGATAGGCGAGTTTCTTATCAAGTGGCTTTTAATTTGCACCACAAATTACCATAACCCAACCGGCTCTGGTAGTACAAAATGACTCAGCCATCACGAAAGTTCCACTGCAGTGACATCTGAACCTTGTCTAACTGCAGCTAGCTAGATCCAATCTCCTTCCATCACCATGATGTCTCCTGGCATGCCTGGTGGACATGCCTCTGCCCCGAGACACCATTTTTACCACTGTGGGGTGGCCTTAGTTGTTGTTGGGTCGAACCACGGCATGGCTCACGCTGCAGCTCTTCTTTTTTGTGGTATAGCGATGAAATGAAATTGTAAGAAGAAAGAGCAACTTTTACTCTATCCCAAAACACAATTGGTTCATGATCTGTGTATTACGATCCTATGGTGGCGTGGGAACTCTAGTCGAGGCCTTTCCCCATAGAAAACCTTTCCCTTGAGAGCAGTGGCGGAGCTACAAAAGAAAAGTTGGGCGGGCCAGAGAATACTAAGCTACCAAAGTATACCAAACAGGGCTACCAAATTGGCAGTAAACAACAATTTAGTGCACTGTTAGACAGTAAACAAGAACACTACTTTTGTTGTGAACTTGTAAACTGTAAAAGTGGCATCTGTTGTGAACTTGTAAAGTGTAAAGAACAGATCTTCAGTGGATTATTTATGCTTATTGGGGTCGAGTTTAGGGGATTTAGGGGATGATTTAACGAACAATGACCTAAGTTGAATTTAGGGGAATAAAATTGAGAATCATTTAAATCGATTTACGTATGCTGCTTGCAGGGATTCCGATCAGTAGTGATTCTGATGAATTCAGAGAAGAAGCT
The DNA window shown above is from Triticum urartu cultivar G1812 unplaced genomic scaffold, Tu2.1 TuUngrouped_contig_6817, whole genome shotgun sequence and carries:
- the LOC125531117 gene encoding uncharacterized protein LOC125531117: MAPPAVPVRPSALAGSPRSGHPDWVLLSKTGRISDDRHETTAGCRTAEGQAVEVSFCLADPPAVSHFSVHCPGLEGDDYSDTPPLLICAEGAFVLFSVTLNVPEWGSVHHFVYSARGPSGNRPSLHLLPEPDPEVPAFQSQQFGILPCGGGHFAVAFLDRNWIDHRDCWDYRAYVFSTTRAWSRTKPSMPRLSESDKELLDRHYSCKQITVGESSLGWVDLLCGIVLLCNLFDKRPVIKYIPLPASRVPLADEDGVTDIAAEHLCDVSSCGDLIKFVQIDFDEPDYGSSGIAWKATT